A region of Theileria annulata chromosome 2, complete sequence, *** SEQUENCING IN PROGRESS *** DNA encodes the following proteins:
- a CDS encoding uncharacterized protein (chr2.cand.148 - hypothetical protein) → MANIASKGYYITGINNVNVRLYPQVLGIYKIHEHNLCNALRDFGLIIKSDSRRILLNYSYDFLRFLHLMRPSEVCMIAHGYSLLKLDDRNWWNSFTSISSQSLYDIDGKEIAGLLYSLSRIYSQKTNLIERLIDESKSWINLASPISLSLLVKVVTHFKCGSEIMKMLNLRSLQLIDELMIVDIVFFLTSNVESKTHDINFFRQMCLRIIELIDQVELHQLRAIAASISMGGFKSHIMFNVLTIRLSQIATSKNLTESDVISILLAFTTQKFLAHNDLGIDSKTYKKFLKENPTSTTEIFKFPLPEFGPVMADSLYRNKDRITSNGMPIVFRAISILGIPIEDDFFNQLVTRTCNYIDQDLYKGLKLSNLVVTFVKFKRDNSDFWKSIHGTLTRQNDLQLTGDLISKMINTISTIERGSLSDSKYLDMVRNTLIKNCESYACSMSAKSLLALTRHFSLSNQTEMLCSDEFMDAIISKINDFSLSDLTRILKSYTSLDKSNLNQAKIDIMASKFEERINTEKASNNLELNNLVQILRSKPENCP, encoded by the exons ATGGCAAACATTGCTTCGAAAGGATATTATATCACaggaataaataatgttaacGTACGTCTATATCCGCAGGTACTTGGCATTTACAAAATACACGAACATAACCTTTGCAACGCACTGAGAGACTTTGGGCTAATTATCAAGTCTGATAG TCGGCGTATTCTCCTCAACTATAGCTATGATTTTTTGAGATTTTTACACCTCATGAGACCTAGCGAAGTCTGTATGATCGCCCATGGTTACTCACTACTCAAACTCGATGATAGAAATTGGTGGAACTCATTCACTTCAATTTCATCCCAG TCGCTTTATGACATTGACGGGAAGGAAATCGCAGGTCTGCTGTACAGCCTATCAAGG ATATATTCACAAAAAACCAATTTAATTGAAAGATTAATTGACGAGTCAAAGTCATGGATAAACCTGGCATCGCCAATCTCACTATCACTGTTAG TTAAGGTTGTGACTCACTTCAAGTGCGGCTCTGAGATAATGAAGATGCTAAATTTGAGATCATTACAACTAATTGATGAGTTGATGATTGTAGATATTGTTTTTTTTC TGACATCGAACGTTGAATCGAAAACCCACGACATTAATTTCTTTCGACAAATGTGTCTAAGAATCATAGAATTAATTGACCAGGTCGAATTACATCAATTAAGAGCAATAG cTGCTTCAATAAGCATGGGTGGATTTAAATCACATATAATGTTCAACGTTTTGACAATTAGATTATCGCAAATTGCAACTAG TAAAAACCTTACAGAGAGTGATGTCATATCAATACTTTTGGCATTCACCACTCAGAAGTTCCTTGCCCACAATGACCTTGGCATCGACTCTAAAACTTATAAGAAATTTCTTAAAGAAAACCCAACTTCAACCACTGAAATCTTCAAGTTCCCCTTACCAGAATTCGGGCCTGTAATGGCAGACTCACTTTACAGAAATAAGGATAGAATTACATCGAACGGAATGCCCATAGTTTTTAGAGCAATTTCCATACTTGGAATACCTATAGAAGATGATTTTTTTAATCAACTAGTGACTAGAACctgtaattatatagatCAAGATTTATACAAGGGGTTGAAGCTTTCAAATCTTGTAGTG ACCTTTGTGAAGTTCAAAAGAGACAACTCAGACTTCTGGAAGTCAATTCATGGGACTTTAACTAGACA gaATGACTTGCAGTTAACTGGAGATCTAATTTCCAAGATGATAAACACAATTTCAACCATAGAACGAGGGAGTTTGTCAGACAGTAAATATTTGGACATGGTCAGAAACACTCTTATCAAG AATTGTGAAAGTTATGCTTGTTCCATGAGTGCTAAATCTCTTTTGGCCCTAACCAGACACTTTTCACTCTCAAATCAAACTGAGATGCTCTGTTCAGATGAATTCATGGACGCCATTATAAGCAAG ATTAACGATTTTTCACTTTCAGATTTGACAAGAATCCTGAAAAGTTATACTAGTTTAGACAAATCTAATCTTAATCAAGCCAAAATTGACATTATGGCTAGTAAATTTGAGGAAAGGATTAATACGGAAAAAGCCTCTAACAACTTGGAATTAAACAATCTGGTTCAAATTTTAAGGTCAAAACCAGAAAATTGTCCttaa
- a CDS encoding uncharacterized protein (chr2.C.cand.352 - conserved hypothetical protein) — protein sequence MFNGQNYGRLCGIISKFTTNRIKCRFFNIQSDKSQLIKKVSSNRKQWEQLRKESRDDTSDFDNISFEKTIAHSGFGKSQNSKSKHGFKYLGLLQTVTNSTSDEKLFSLLADISKFIDEFTPYELIDIGYFLTRINRPGCSQVVEPILHRFFSMPERFSCLNGVYFHRLLRTMFIFQDVTYRVWVYEIAQLVSAKHAHLLMRDVQLVIDDLSLFYDAAAQGALNQLEDSVLSRVHELELYRLPLLIHALGRCGYNSINVAKAVHRVYTSYKGHKDYYSSHLIGLLLKGYASFHFNPGTEFLDDVWSNVKDNLKNVEFKYLSWIGESFLKLRYFPNISVILDELISKHSILSHLEFTDFISDCWSIQTHILSLEFKNYIVPGSVWQNSSYSDEGFSEMNPNSLSQENNSKETVDKLYGYYKRLITLINSEMPGKIYESTPPYRSTQFELMTRLLDIYPNPRDFRIILPLRKYDAIYPVLSLPKSLDTTAKGDISYLFTQMDHFHSSNFFGPNSNHEQTQLEYNTIKSVDPPISNVSGSSSGLKELNPILKQYIHSVFFRTPALAPRGLRLLIQGLARIHFEQREESEIDRDLIPNMKVKYHKRPLSRSIVREVYRKLACFNNDDLIVSLFGMIVLNMFEFQLSKQLLSELIRIWVHQKNQNFLLDEQLEMVSLFFLTLEKNNPSVYSSLDVESIKKLC from the exons atgtttaatgGCCAAAACTATGGAAGGCTTTGTGGAATCATATCTAAATTTACCAcaaatagaataaaatgtaGATTCTTCAACATCCAAAGTGATAAATCgcaattaattaaaaaggTTTCCAGTAATCGCAAACAATGGGAGCAACTGAGAAAGGAATCACGTGATGATACATCAGATTTTGACAATATATCCTTTGAAAAAACAATTGCTCATTCCGGATTCGGAAAATCTCAAAATTCTAAAAGTAAACATGggtttaaatatttaggaTTGCTACAG ACTGTGACTAACTCTACCTCTGATGAAAAGCTGTTTTCTTTACTTGCGgatatttccaaattcatAGACGAATTCACTCCATATGAGCTCATTGATATCGGCTATTTTTTAACAAGAATTAACAGGCCGGGGTGTTCTCAGGTAGTTGAACCTATTTTACACCGTTTTTTCTCAATGCCTGAGCGATTTTCATGTTTAAATGGAGTTTACTTCCACAG GCTATTGAGAACGATGTTTATATTTCAAGATGTCACATATCGAGTTTGGGTTTACGAAATAGCACAGCTGGTCTCGGCAAAGCATGCACACCTTCTAATGCGGGACGTACAGTTGGTTATTGATGACCTATCCCTCTTCTATGACGCGGCTGCTCAAGGAGCATTAAACCAATTAGAAGACTCTGTTTTATCCAGAGTACACGAACTAGAGTTGTACAGACTCCCACTACTAATCCACGCATTAG GTCGTTGCGGATACAATTCAATAAATGTAGCAAAGGCTGTTCATAGAGTATATACTAGTTATAAGGGACATAAAGATTATTATTCATCACATCTAATTGGACTACTATTAAAGGGTTACGCTTCGTTTCATTTTAATCCAGGAACTGAGTTTCTGGACGATGTTTGGTCGAACGTCAAAGATAATCTAAAG AATGTGGAATTCAAGTATCTTTCATGGATTGGAGAGTCTTTCTTAAAGCTGAGATACTTTCCAAACATTTCAGTGATTTTGGATGAGTTGATATCTAAGCATAGCATTTTGAGTCATCTTGAATTCACGGACTTTATTAGTGACTGTTGGTCAATACAAACTCACATACTATCTCTTGAATTTAAGAACTACATCGTTCCTGGGTCAGTGTGGCAGAACAGTTCTTATTCCGATGAAGGCTTTTCGGAGATGAACCCAAATTCACTTTCACAAGAGAACAATTCTAAGGAGACTGTGGACAAACTTTATGGGTACTACAAAAGACTAATTACTTTGATAAACTCTGAAATGCCGGGGAAAATATATGAGTCGACACCACCATACAGGTCAACGCAGTTTGAGCTAATGACAAGGTTACTGGACATATACCCAAACCCTAGGGATTTTAGGATAATCCTACCATTGAGAAAGTATGACGCAATTTACCCTGTTCTAAGCCTTCCTAAATCTCTCGATACAACTGCTAAGGGTGACATTTCATATCTTTTCACACAAATGGACCACTTTCACTCTTCTAACTTCTTTGGGCCTAATTCTAACCATGAACAAACTCAACTAGAATACAATACAATCAAATCAGTAGATCCACCCATAAGTAATGTGTCAGGTAGCTCATCTGGTTTAAAGGAATTAAATCCCATTTTGAaacaatatatacattCAGTTTTCTTCAGAACACCTGCATTAGCTCCTAGAGGCCTTAGGCTTCTGATACAGGGACTTGCAAGAATCCACTTTGAACAGAGAGAGGAATCAGAAATAGATAGGGACTTGATACCAAACATGAAGGTAAAATACCACAAAAGACCACTCTCAAGATCTATTGTGAGGGAAGTGTACAGGAAACTTGCTTGCTTCAATAACGACGACCTTATCGTATCCCTTTTCGGAATGATTGTGTTGAATATGTTTGAGTTTCAGCTCTCCAAACAACTTCTTTCCGAGTTAATTAGGATTTGGGTACACCAGAAGAACCAAAACTTTCTGTTGGATGAGCAGCTCGAGATggtttcattattttttttgaCTCTTGAAAAGAATAACCCCTCCGTATACTCCTCCTTGGACGTGGAATccattaaaaaattatgttGA
- a CDS encoding uncharacterized protein (all_bases.cand.1539 - hypothetical protein, conserved, pf10_0097) has product MSTNGIWQLKSIVLRYSETGHSSRGLRYYLRNLLHVFQIKNPQIDISVNHEQYELPLATFRDGSKYEISLKDLEARHIDEILQFHRNSSGRMEYMKHGQSGVWTTNRSIQGLWKPTFSSQMNALSWFKRLSASKSPYRLKTLPKYSSKSLNLCCEAVKGNGRWGDESIFPKGWDQNYLKQIFCHPFLNDSLNNL; this is encoded by the exons ATGTCAACAAATGGTATTTGGCAACTTAAGAGCATTGTTTTGAGGTATAGTGAGACTGGACACAGCAGTAGAGGCTTAAGATATTACCTGAGGAACCTTCTACATGTGTTTCAGATCAAGAACCCTCAAATCGATATTTCTGTAAACCATGAACAATATGAACTCCCACTAGCAACATTTAG AGATGGGTCAAAGTATGAAATAAGCCTCAAGGACCTCGAGGCAAGACATATTGACGAGATTCTCCAATTCCATCGCAACTCTTCTGGAAGAATGGAATATATGAAACATGGACAATCTGGAGTTTGGACCACAAACAGATCAATCCAG GGCTTATGGAAGCCTACTTTCAGTAGCCAAATGAATGCTTTATCATGGTTTAAGAGATTATCAGCTTCGAAATCGCCATATCGGCTTAAAACACTACCAAAATACTCTTCGAAGTCACTCAACCTTTGCTGTGAAGCAGTAAAAGGCAATGGTCGTTGGGGAGATGAGTCGATTTTCCCCAAGGGTTGGGACCAGAATTATCTAAAGCAGATTTTTTGTCACCCGTTTCTCAATGATTCATTAAACAATCtctaa
- a CDS encoding uncharacterized protein (chr2.C.cand.354 - score = 8.71), whose translation MFFITSISMIPYHNLNIITLNSKVILHTKRYFTHYRFHKRVGKGNWNRYVERYTKPASIENTQPIHFNYKASYQSTKNSLSYLWDLPKKIAAATSSNKLLESWIYYRHKRKKLYHYVLALKRLNEIKEVDISDWRFKLIVKKVIKRSRYFTGIFSQQNSHEFSDLPTVCLYLGNLKCVDAIEKVTYHLIERMEYYSPLQLGRICSAFSSCRIFNKYLFSLVATRFISLIDIAENASILAVARVILQFAFSNCMVYNFRLFNSVSLEFLRRLSNDIAHSKERQINCSHLMFSFKTSHRPPNVDQLVNLVPLAESFGISKYKDLNYFETLSNVLIDNLNTCEIVEPSIISRAISVYNKLKINDVQLLEIVMILFYLCWIRFILSHITFLQFSKSHSIASIMKDISSMIPRGLNLHTELTDIAIFAKNTGLANVELINSIQNSVLKNSVKDQSPDYDCPRLFEILSSKSNLTEDSFKLFCLYSRRLLNKFEPCDFLRVSRLLRRHKGLNTNVILPNLMGIRLAELNGEFSTYQYNCVARDLTLSGKVQEGILAEVWRKNTYNKGFKPPSL comes from the exons ATGTTTTTTATCACTTCCATTTCCATGATTCCTTATCACAATTTAAACATTATAACCCTTAATTCCAAGGTTATTTTACACACTAAG agatattttacacattatcGATTCCATAAAAGAGTTGGCAAAGGAAACTGGAACAGATATGTTGAAAGATACACAAAACCGGCTTCAATCGAAAATACCCAGCCTATCCACTTTAACTACAAGGCCTCTTATCAATCAACTAAAAATTCCCTATCCTACCTATGGGATTTACCTAAAAAAATAGCTGCAGCAACCTCATCAAATAAACTTTTAGAATCATGGATTTATTACAG ACATAAGAGGAAGAAACTTTATCACTACGTTCTCGCGTTAAAACGTCTAAACGAGATTAAAGAAGTAGATATATCAGACTGGAGATTTAAACTTATAGTTAAAAAGGTTATTAAAAGATCGAGATACTTTACAGGTATATTCAGTCAACAAAATTCTCACGAATTTTCAGATTTGCCCACtgtttgtttatatttggGTAATTTAAAGTGTGTGGATGCTATTGAAAAGGTCACATATCATCTGATTGAAAGAATGGAATACTATTCACCACTCCAACTAGGAAGAATATGCTCGGCGTTCTCATCGTGCAggatttttaataaataccTGTTTTCTCTCGTTGCCACCAGGTTCATCTCGCTTATTGATATCGCAGAAAACGCTTCAATTTTGGCTGTAGCAAGAGTAATCTTACAATTT GCTTTTTCAAACTGCATGGTTTATAATTTCAGACTTTTTAACTCTGTGTCACTTGAGTTCCTCAGAAGATTGAGCAATGACATTGCTCACTCAAAAGAGCGACAAATCAACTGTAGCCACCTCATGTTCTCCTTTAAAACATCACACAGACCACCCAACGTTGATCAACTAGTTAATTTAG TGCCTTTAGCTGAGTCTTTTGGTATTTCAAAGTACAAGGATTTGAATTACTTTGAAACCCTATCAAATGTCCTAATAGATAACCTGAACACTTGTG AAATCGTAGAACCATCGATCATCTCAAGAGCCATCTCAGTTTACAATAAGCTTAAAATAAACGATGTACAACTACTTGAAATCgtaatgattttattttattt GTGTTGGATAAGGTTTATTCTAAGCCATATAACTTTCCTCCAGTTCAGTAA ATCTCATAGCATCGCATCTATCATGAAGGATATCTCATCAATGATTCCAAGAGGTTTGAATCTTCATACAGAG TTGACCGATATTGCAATATTTGCCAAAAACACTGGTTTAGCAAACgttgaattaattaattctatcCAAAATAGTGTACTGAAAAACTCAGTTAAAGACCAAAGCCCAGACTACGACTGTCCTAGACTGTTTGAGATTTTATCCTCAAAGTCAAATTTAACTGAAGATAGTTTTAAACTCTTCTGCCTGTATTCAAGAAGACTCTTGAATAAGTTTGAGCCATGTGACTTCCTGAGAGTTTCAAGATTACTG AGGAGACATAAGGGATTAAATACTAATGTCATACTTCCTAATCTAATGGGCATTAGGCTAGCTGAACTCAATGGAGAGTTTAGTACTTATCAGTACAACTGTGTAGCTAGGGACCTTACGTTATCAGGTAAGGTACAAGAGGGTATTTTGGCCGAGGTTTGGAGAAAAAACAC GTACAACAAAGGGTTTAAACCACCAAGCTTGTAA
- a CDS encoding uncharacterized protein (all_bases.cand.1540 - hypothetical protein, conserved, pf08_0043), which translates to MTSSDLYNRKVSGKIKLKGISKLSKKRKKESLEVDESKDENNENKKVNEIIGTGRIVSSSNTVQGFETKFVEEASVNDRIIIEHPLTHATEERIITCILSNRTLSIDEPFSVDLITTIPYNIRKEEVKVDMDGVKNESFRDKNKTTTISVREKSGMWSYKNVTKTIKGNLTQEERLNERVKLGRDKYCW; encoded by the exons atgacTAGTTCAGACTTATATAATAGGAAGGTTTCTGGTAAGATTAAGCTCAAAGGAATCTCGAAACTTTCTAAAAAAAGGAAAAAGGAATCCCTTGAAGTGGATGAATCaaaagatgaaaataatgaaaataaaaaggttaatgaaattattgGCACTGGAAGGATAGTATCTTCCTCAAATACTGTTCAAGG GTTCGAAACAAAGTTTGTTGAAGAGGCTTCAGTTAACGACAGAATCATCATTGAACACCCATTAACTCATGCCACTGAAGAAAGGATCATAACATgtattttaagtaatagAACACTATCAATTGATGAGCCATTTAGTGTGGATTTAATAACTACAATTCCCTATAACATAA GAAAAGAGGAGGTTAAAGTTGACATGGATGGAGTGAAAAATGAGAGTTTTCGTGATAAGAATAAGACCACCACTATATCAGTTAGGGAGAAGTCTGGTATGTGGTCTTACAAAAACGTTACCAAGACTATTAAAGGTAATCTAACACAGGAAGAGCGTCTTAATGAAAGGGTAAAATTAGGGAGAGATAAGTATTGTTGGTGA
- a CDS encoding uncharacterized protein (chr2.cand.150 - score = 9.38) — translation MSNIMELDKARKDIEIEMEALMSYLNSEECKYVGLTGPLVDNEQFPRNDIDIYEVRKARGRIMCLKNDYQRKLNNRNVGDCLITTLIANFKFEFNRISLESAIIHQKCNTKLTTQDLNQKWVKKEVKIVKCVIPIVRRGIYNYTSTPIILMIYPILF, via the exons ATGTCGAATATTATGGAATTGGATAAAGCTAGGAAGGatattgaaattgaaatGGAAGCGTTAATGAGTTACTTAAACAGTGAAGAGTGTAAATATGTCGGTTTAACTGGACCACTCGTGGATAATGAACAGTTTCCTAGAAACGATATAGACATTTATGAGGTCAGAAAAGCCAGAGGGAGAATTATGTGTTTAAAAAACGATTACCAAAG GAAGttaaataatagaaatgtAGGTGATTGTTTGATTACTACCTTAATCgctaattttaaatttgaatttaatCGAATTAGTT TAGAATCTGCGATAATTCATCAAAAGTGTAATACGAAGTTGACAACCCAAGATCTGAATCAAAAATGGGTTAAAAAGGAAgtaaaaattgtaaaatgtgttatACCTATTGTAAGAAGAGGTATCTACAATTATACCAGTACCCccataatattaatgatatacccaattttattttaa
- a CDS encoding uncharacterized protein (all_bases.cand.1537 - pfcg8-like protein;~1 probable transmembrane helix predicted for TA12410 by TMHMM2.0 at aa 113-135): MTVFGCRFLSKIPNSLIFRHTPHLNFQTRSPLQLRCFASLPPIHNLPPPPPREFNPDGTPKKYRNVKPVYNHKYNWEHWTLRPAGVFHTVLVGEFGRQHRAWVAWILQFPTYIAAIPCIFIVFVAAFLIQNSFLIGIKPKRYTIEWINAEKERALAENTNPVTRYLERRRSERGTNWALKNYMPSHPYFLFLGDYYHDPDSETSSD, from the exons atGACAGTCTTTGGTTGTCGTTTCTTATCCAAGATTCCCAACTCTTTAATATTTAGGCACACTCCTCACCTTAATTTTCAAACACGTTCTCCCTTACAACTAAGATGCTTCGCTTCGCTTCCACCCATCCATAACTTACCACCCCCGCCTCCTCGCGAATTTAACCCCGATGGAACCCCAAAGAAGTATAGAAACGTAAAGCCCGTCTACAACCACAAGTATAACTGGGAACACTGGACTCTAAGGCCGGCTGGAGTGTTTCACACAGTTCTCGTTGGCGAGTTTGGGAGACAGCACAGAGCTTGGGTTGCTTGGATTCTTCAGTTCCCTACTTACATCGCAGCTATCCCTTGCATATTTATTGTGTTTGTTGCGGCCTTTTTGATCCAGAACTCTTTCTTAAttg GTATAAAGCCTAAGCGTTACACAATCGAGTGGATAAATGCGGAGAAGGAGCGCGCTCTCGCTGAGAACACGAACCCTGTGACTAGGTATTTGGAGCGTCGCAGAAGC gAGCGTGGAACTAACTGGGCTCTAAAGAACTACATGCCAAGTCATCCTTACTTTCTGTTTCTGGGCGACTACTATCACGACCCCGACTCCGAAACCTCTTCAGactaa
- a CDS encoding eukaryotic translation initiation factor 3 subunit II, putative (chr2.cand.152 - initiation factor 3 subunit 11) produces the protein MQTDLASVVRSNAESLLDTPSAQFKLSSLPTLIEFLNFQLNDINLYSLANNVGILKIYLLYPEASDVLVIQKILVLSLTQVPAPDFTVCLSQIPLYLHNEEPVSKVINLHNLLQNCMFLRFWETANSELESVPGKTVLDVSGLSDSVRKFVLDVLPLVYNQMAVPEVRKLLNFTSNCQEFEQLLSLCGWAFDPSYKREDEDSGLCYSTSREDSSKVHKSNANQNPLEKYLKSDPMKYYYNTLHN, from the coding sequence atgcAAACTGATTTGGCGTCAGTTGTACGATCAAACGCTGAGTCTCTGTTGGATACCCCTTCAGCACAGTTTAAGCTTTCATCGCTTCCCACACTTATCGAGTTTTTGAACTTCCAACTCAATGATATAAACCTTTACAGCCTAGCAAACAATGTTGGAATTTTGAAGATATATTTGCTCTACCCGGAAGCTTCAGACGTCCTGGTGATTCAGAAGATTCTTGTTCTATCTCTTACTCAAGTTCCAGCTCCAGATTTTACAGTTTGCCTATCTCAGATTCCTTTGTATCTTCATAACGAAGAGCCAGTTTCAAAGGTTATTAACCTCCACAATCTTCTACAGAACTGTATGTTTCTTAGGTTCTGGGAGACTGCAAATTCAGAACTTGAATCCGTGCCAGGCAAGACTGTTTTGGACGTTTCCGGTCTTTCAGACAGTGTTAGGAAGTTTGTTTTGGACGTTTTGCCTCTGGTTTATAACCAGATGGCAGTCCCTGAAGTACGAAAGCTGCTCAACTTCACGTCAAACTGTCAAGAGTTTGAGCAACTTCTTTCACTTTGTGGTTGGGCATTTGACCCTTCATATAAAAGAGAAGATGAGGATTCCGGCCTATGTTACTCAACTTCAAGGGAGGACAGCTCTAAAGTCCACAAGTCTAACGCTAATCAAAACCCTCTGGAGAAGTACCTAAAGTCGGATCCCATGAAATACTACTACAACACTCTTCACAACTGA
- a CDS encoding uncharacterized protein (chr2.cand.151 - hypothetical protein, conserved) — MNAYGHRPPQYPYPKDDLHHFNPNTYQQNPVPHPVNTMGVSSVNSNFHPNYKYTSRHPHEPSKFSNFDKEVPSNNVEYARGGWSNGNVSEPAPEKYYSVNVPPANTQPSYQTELKPETCVPKNFKPEHNTQSNWDNPVNQHSNVRLAIFLENCNVSYDLLESDLRELFSYYSGVHSLYISPEYPAAELVLTDPNACKTACSDLNGVVLHGIGTLRCVVMLPGQSLNSLMSTANVYQNFNKPTSSNSSASTVDNPNLRYSYNEMKNTNGHGKVNHPRPLTVNNVEHVVGMTNRPNTNRLCRFELIELFSFEPDFDVTAQILGPNNTNIEYIMKNANNKVDISIKGKPLNSASATDRLHITISSNDFYSYNKAIFMTEDLLCSVCEKYVEFVRERGKMVSNLVGFCRHEYEEDNSGKLDYKGSLEKPKTWLENNNKRFNNQKFNHYRNNFSKKVNDRSRPIPPSRNQNQRIPANPRNRGFRK; from the exons ATGAATGCATACGGCCATAGACCACCACAATACCCATATCCGAAGGATGATCTCCATCACTTCAATCCAAACACATACCAGCAAAATCCAGTGCCCCATCCAGTTAATACAATGGGTGTTTCTAGCGTTAACTCAAATTTCCATCCAAATTATAAGTATACATCTAGACACCCACATGAGCCATCTAAGTTCTCGAATTTCGATAAAGAAGTGCCATCCAATAATGTAGAATATGCCCGTGGAGGATGGTCCAACGGAAACGTATCAGAACCAGCTCCAGAAAAATATTACTCAGTGAACGTCCCGCCGGCAAACACACAACCCTCATACCAAACAGAACTTAAGCCGGAAACGTGTGTGCCCAAGAATTTTAAACCAGAACATAACACACAAAGCAACTGGGATAACCCAGTGAATCAACATTCTAATGTCAGATTAGCTATTTTCTTAGAAAACTGTAACGTGTCATACGATCTGTTAGAGTCGGACCTGAGGGAGCTCTTTTCATACTACTCAGGAGTACACTCCTTGTATATCTCACCAGAGTATCCAGCAGCAGAACTAGTACTTACAGATCCAAACGCATGCAAAACAGCATGCTCAGACCTTAACGGTGTGGTGCTCCACGGCATCGGAACCCTAAGGTGTGTTGTCATGCTCCCAGGCCAGAGCCTAAACTCCCTCATGTCAACAGCAAACGTctatcaaaattttaataagCCAACCAGTTCTAACTCGAGTGCGTCTACAGTGGACAACCCTAACCTTAGATATTCATATAACGAGATGAAAAATACAAACG GACACGGTAAAGTGAATCACCCAAGACCCCTCACGGTTAATAACGTTGAACATGTAGTTGGAATGACGAACAGACCGAACACGAATCGCCTGTGCCGTTTCGAGTTGATAGAGCTGTTTTCGTTCGAGCCAGACTTTGACGTGACAGCGCAGATTTTGGGCCCAAATAACACAAACATAGAGTACATAATGAAAAATGCCAACAACAAAGTGGACATTAGCATCAAGGGGAAACCACTAAACTCAGCATCGGCCACAGACAGACTCCACATCACAATCTCCTCAAACGATTTCTACTCGTACAACAAGGCCATATTCATGACCGAAGACCTCCTGTGCTCAGTGTGCGAAAAGTACGTAGAGTTCGTCAGAGAGCGAGGAAAAATGGTCTCAAACCTAGTCGGCTTCTGCAGACACGAGTACGAAGAAGACAACTCGGGAAAACTTGACTACAAAGGCTCACTCGAAAAGCCAAAGACATGGCTAGAAAATAACAACAAGAGATTTAACAACCAAAAGTTCAATCATTACCGTAACAACTTCTCCAAAAAAGTCAATGATCGTAGCCGACCCATTCCACCGAGTAGAAACCAAAACCAGAGAATTCCAGCCAATCCCAGAAATAGAGGTTTCAGAAAATAA
- a CDS encoding 40S ribosomal protein S11, putative (chr2.cand.149 - 40s ribosomal protein s11) → MDRADVQVHKAFQKQANVSIKKLQKLGHKARYWKDVGMGFVTPKEAKEGHYVDKKCPFTGNVSIRGRVLKGMVISHKMKNTLVMRVNYLQYVPKYNRFEKRHKNVPCHVSPCFTVSAGDIVTVGQCRPLSKTVRFNVLKVEKNEIFGNPRKQFRLF, encoded by the exons atggACAGAGCTGATGTTCAG GTACATAAAGCCTTCCAAAAACAGGCGAACGTGAGTATTAAGAAACTCCAGAAACTGGGACATAAAGCCAGATACTGGAAAGATGTTGGTATGGGTTTTGTAACACCAAAGGAGGCAAAAGAAGGCCACTATGTGGATAAGAAGTGCCCATTTACAGGAAACGTCTCCATCAGGGGAAGAGTTTTAAAGGGCATGGTGATCTCACACAAGATGAAGAACACTTTGGTCATGAGGGTCAACTACCTACAGTATGTTCCAAAGTACAATAGGTTTGAGAAGAGACACAAGAACGTTCCTTGCCACGTCTCACCCTGTTTCACAGTGTCAGCCGGTGATATAGTAACTGTTGGCCAGTGTAGACCACTTTCAAAAACCGTGAGGTTTAATGTTCTAAAGGTCGAGAAAAATGAAATCTTCGGCAACCCTCGCAAACAGTTCAGACTCttctaa